Proteins from a single region of Nitrospira sp. CR1.1:
- a CDS encoding SHOCT domain-containing protein, whose protein sequence is MHEPMMGLWGLVGYVLMVAFLAVGIVALLLWLKSWLEQGRLGSASREPESALEILKKRYARGEISKEEFEEKRKDLL, encoded by the coding sequence ATGCACGAACCGATGATGGGACTTTGGGGTTTGGTTGGTTATGTGCTCATGGTTGCTTTTTTGGCAGTGGGGATAGTCGCACTCTTACTGTGGCTAAAGTCATGGTTAGAACAAGGACGACTTGGCTCAGCATCACGAGAACCGGAATCAGCTTTGGAAATTCTGAAAAAACGCTATGCCCGTGGGGAGATCAGCAAAGAGGAATTCGAAGAGAAGCGCAAGGATCTTCTTTAA
- a CDS encoding heavy metal translocating P-type ATPase has protein sequence MEAQKKVMDKDHDRGFAGPWWQYPVLRNALMAGLLAGAGFALAHLGLVSEQTEALFYFVAIPLGGYHWGWEALEALIHERVIGIDFLMLAATVGSGILGLWDEAAFLVFLYGSAEGLEEYTYARTRSAIRALLDLAPKEAHVLRNGEELNIPAEQLQVGEHFLIRPGETLPTDGIIRSGTSSLDESAITGESIPVDKGPGLKVFAGSLNRQGLLEVEATATFQDNTLAKIIHLVEAAQERKGEAQQWIERFGRRYSPTVLLVALGFLVVPFLLDLPPSDWAMRAVVLLVAAAPCALVMSTPVATAAAIGWAGKHGILIKGGVHLEHLGRICAVAFDKTGTLTSGKPEVTDLAPFTGSEDDLLALAAGIEYGSEHPLAKAIVDRARISKTVLVEARAFQGLTGAGATAVVGDQSWYVGSPDLFQQFGIDLTTIEDHVRALQADGKTVVLVGNQQTLRGLLALQDRIREGAREVIAGLHTMGVRVVMLTGDNARTARSVAQALGIDSYLADLKPEDKVRAVHDLEARYGAVVMVGDGINDAPALAAATCGVAMGAAGTDAAIEAADVALMADDLSKVGEALRLGAKVRRISTENIAFSLLLLAVLIPLAVGGFLSVAVAVLVHEVSELLAVANGLRVGWPAARVSISE, from the coding sequence ATGGAGGCCCAGAAGAAGGTGATGGATAAAGACCACGACCGAGGCTTTGCAGGCCCATGGTGGCAATACCCGGTCCTGCGCAATGCGCTGATGGCCGGCCTGCTGGCGGGCGCGGGATTTGCGCTGGCTCATCTGGGTCTGGTCTCTGAGCAGACCGAGGCCCTGTTCTATTTTGTAGCGATTCCGCTGGGCGGCTACCACTGGGGCTGGGAAGCCCTGGAGGCGCTGATCCACGAGCGGGTCATCGGGATCGACTTCCTCATGCTGGCGGCCACCGTCGGGTCCGGCATCCTGGGGCTGTGGGATGAAGCCGCCTTCCTCGTGTTCCTGTATGGGTCCGCTGAAGGCTTGGAGGAGTACACGTATGCGCGGACGCGGTCGGCGATTCGGGCTTTACTGGATCTTGCGCCGAAGGAAGCCCACGTTCTGCGCAACGGGGAGGAGCTGAACATCCCGGCTGAACAGCTGCAGGTGGGCGAGCACTTTCTCATTCGCCCCGGCGAGACGCTCCCCACCGATGGAATCATCCGATCAGGAACCTCGAGCCTCGATGAATCCGCAATAACGGGAGAGTCGATTCCGGTGGACAAAGGGCCTGGGCTTAAAGTCTTTGCCGGTTCGCTCAACCGACAGGGCCTCTTAGAAGTCGAAGCGACTGCAACGTTTCAGGACAATACGCTCGCCAAGATCATTCACTTGGTCGAGGCCGCACAGGAACGAAAGGGCGAGGCCCAGCAATGGATCGAACGGTTTGGGCGGCGCTATAGCCCAACGGTCCTACTGGTGGCGCTTGGTTTTCTCGTGGTGCCATTTCTCTTGGACTTGCCGCCGTCCGACTGGGCAATGCGAGCCGTGGTCCTGCTTGTCGCAGCGGCCCCGTGCGCGCTGGTGATGTCCACGCCGGTGGCGACCGCCGCCGCGATCGGCTGGGCGGGCAAGCATGGCATCCTCATAAAGGGGGGCGTCCACCTAGAACATCTCGGCCGGATTTGCGCCGTCGCGTTCGACAAGACCGGGACGCTCACCTCCGGGAAACCAGAGGTGACGGATCTCGCCCCGTTCACCGGGTCGGAAGACGACCTGCTCGCCTTGGCTGCCGGTATCGAATATGGCTCGGAGCACCCACTAGCGAAGGCCATTGTTGACCGAGCGCGGATTTCCAAGACCGTTCTGGTTGAGGCGCGAGCGTTTCAAGGGCTTACGGGTGCGGGAGCGACCGCGGTCGTGGGAGACCAGAGCTGGTACGTGGGAAGTCCCGATCTGTTCCAACAGTTCGGCATTGATTTGACGACGATCGAGGACCATGTGCGGGCGCTTCAGGCAGATGGAAAGACCGTGGTGCTGGTGGGCAATCAACAGACTCTGCGAGGCCTGCTCGCGCTGCAGGACCGTATCCGTGAGGGCGCGCGCGAGGTCATCGCTGGCCTGCATACCATGGGCGTCCGCGTCGTCATGCTGACAGGGGACAATGCACGAACGGCGCGGAGCGTCGCCCAGGCGTTGGGAATCGACTCCTACCTGGCGGATCTCAAGCCGGAAGACAAAGTCCGAGCGGTGCACGACCTGGAAGCCCGCTATGGCGCTGTGGTGATGGTGGGGGACGGGATCAATGATGCGCCGGCCTTAGCCGCCGCCACCTGCGGGGTGGCAATGGGGGCTGCGGGGACCGATGCCGCCATCGAAGCCGCCGATGTGGCCCTGATGGCCGATGATCTCTCGAAGGTGGGTGAGGCGCTACGGCTGGGAGCCAAAGTGAGGCGGATCAGCACGGAGAACATTGCCTTCTCCCTCTTGCTGCTCGCGGTCCTGATTCCCTTGGCGGTCGGCGGCTTCCTCAGCGTCGCCGTTGCGGTCCTTGTCCATGAGGTGAGTGAACTTCTGGCCGTGGCGAATGGGCTCCGGGTTGGCTGGCCAGCAGCCCGCGTCTCAATCTCGGAGTAG
- a CDS encoding tetratricopeptide repeat protein — MNFWPWRMGSGLAGQQPASQSRSSRSKEESMLRKTVVVAIVLIVESGCQSASPSTLLSAPTSVSATAARHHEEGILAYKRNQWAQAKQHFEAAITATPSLAEAHYNLGMVLYRLGAVREGDAHFMKAADLAPGNTVIWDSPPLRNVTVPDKASTVPGLSDGHGH; from the coding sequence GTGAACTTCTGGCCGTGGCGAATGGGCTCCGGGTTGGCTGGCCAGCAGCCCGCGTCTCAATCTCGGAGTAGCCGATCGAAGGAGGAATCGATGCTGCGCAAGACGGTGGTTGTTGCGATCGTGTTAATTGTGGAGAGCGGATGTCAGTCGGCATCCCCATCTACGTTGTTGTCCGCGCCGACAAGTGTAAGCGCAACGGCAGCACGGCATCATGAAGAAGGGATCCTAGCGTACAAGCGCAACCAGTGGGCGCAAGCGAAGCAACACTTCGAAGCTGCGATCACAGCCACGCCAAGCTTGGCAGAGGCGCATTACAATCTCGGTATGGTTTTGTACCGGCTCGGAGCAGTGCGGGAAGGAGACGCACATTTTATGAAGGCTGCCGACTTGGCCCCAGGGAACACCGTCATTTGGGATTCACCGCCGCTCCGCAACGTGACGGTTCCGGACAAAGCATCGACAGTCCCAGGGTTGTCTGATGGCCATGGCCATTAG
- a CDS encoding cation diffusion facilitator family transporter — translation MVVEVIAGLFTGSLALLADAGHMLTDVAALSLSAFAMWMAGKPSTPENTYGYHRAEILAAVVNAVVLLLLATWILYEAYDRFGAPIQVLGIPMLLVGLIGLVVNLASLKLLDGHADESVNVRSAYLEVMSDAISSLGVILGGAIIWTTGWVLIDPLLSVGISAFVIWRTWALLSQAVHILMEGVPTGVDAREIGRAMAGVPGVKGVHDLHIWTITTGMDALSSHVVVPVGEDRAAVLQCLQQLLAERFGIEHVTLQIVEEGSDRIRIDSQPSRNVIE, via the coding sequence ATGGTCGTCGAAGTGATCGCCGGCCTCTTCACGGGAAGTTTGGCGTTGTTGGCCGACGCCGGTCACATGCTGACGGATGTGGCGGCGTTGAGCCTGAGTGCATTTGCCATGTGGATGGCTGGGAAACCATCGACTCCTGAAAATACCTATGGCTACCATCGCGCGGAGATTCTCGCTGCAGTTGTCAATGCCGTGGTGCTGCTGCTCCTTGCGACGTGGATTCTATACGAGGCCTATGACCGCTTCGGAGCGCCAATTCAGGTCCTTGGCATTCCAATGTTACTGGTTGGACTGATTGGGTTAGTGGTGAATCTTGCCAGTCTGAAGCTGCTCGACGGCCATGCTGACGAGAGTGTGAACGTGCGCAGCGCCTATCTTGAAGTGATGAGTGATGCGATCAGTTCCCTCGGCGTCATTCTCGGTGGCGCGATTATTTGGACGACCGGATGGGTGCTCATCGATCCACTCCTCAGTGTGGGGATCAGTGCGTTCGTCATCTGGCGCACATGGGCGCTCCTTTCCCAAGCCGTCCACATCCTCATGGAAGGAGTCCCAACCGGTGTGGATGCACGGGAGATCGGGCGGGCAATGGCCGGCGTCCCGGGCGTGAAGGGGGTACACGACCTCCACATCTGGACGATTACGACCGGCATGGATGCACTCAGTTCCCATGTTGTCGTCCCGGTTGGGGAGGATCGAGCTGCTGTGCTACAATGCCTGCAACAGCTGCTGGCAGAACGGTTTGGGATTGAACATGTCACGTTGCAGATTGTGGAGGAAGGTTCGGATCGCATTCGTATCGATTCGCAGCCTTCTCGCAATGTGATCGAATGA
- a CDS encoding YnfA family protein, translating into MSLLSSIGLFILAGLCEIGGGYLVWLWLREGKPIGYALAGALILVLYAIIPTLQTAHFGRVYAAYGGMFIVLSLLWGWGFDGTRPDRLDAVGAMICLVGMGVIMYGPRW; encoded by the coding sequence ATGTCTCTGCTCTCTTCGATAGGACTGTTCATCCTGGCTGGGCTTTGTGAAATTGGCGGCGGTTATCTGGTGTGGCTATGGCTCCGTGAGGGGAAGCCGATCGGCTATGCACTCGCCGGTGCTCTTATCTTAGTCCTCTATGCCATCATTCCAACATTGCAGACCGCCCACTTTGGTCGAGTCTATGCAGCCTATGGGGGAATGTTCATCGTATTGTCGCTGCTCTGGGGCTGGGGCTTCGATGGCACAAGGCCAGACCGGCTCGATGCGGTCGGAGCGATGATTTGCCTGGTTGGCATGGGAGTGATCATGTACGGGCCACGTTGGTGA
- a CDS encoding tyrosine-type recombinase/integrase, with product MTADECDQPTDGLSPMAVSQAGAGERIKHPLTLQPAHDDDRIHLQATFYHYLLFCQANKAASTHRIYRSTLWAFYRWWSQERPYETLGPTLLHAYKIWLCETRDQGHERLQARSINNYLAAVRALCRWIKARHAMNWDPGREIPDERVDNKTYQRLPLSPAQVTTLIERFNDSLIGRRDAAMTYLMAKTGLRAIQVQRADCGDLECLQVQVAQGADREGARRGSTAMREQWILRTQGKGQQTKESFVNLMPEVYARLQRYLHARGPVSPRQPLFARHHDKLTAHLEQARSKQGAGEGQPMAPDERLRLTTRAIQLRITEAMTRCGLRDAARPDEASPPMSRRRRQRRVTPHSLRHTAATEAARTESPFKVQAMLDHKDIRTTQKYFHAIDRLEEGAEFAITRY from the coding sequence GTGACGGCGGACGAATGCGACCAACCGACTGATGGCCTGTCCCCGATGGCGGTTTCCCAGGCTGGGGCAGGGGAGCGGATCAAGCATCCCCTGACCCTCCAGCCGGCTCACGACGATGATCGGATTCATCTCCAAGCGACGTTCTATCACTACCTGCTGTTCTGCCAGGCGAACAAAGCGGCGAGCACGCACCGGATCTACCGGTCCACCCTCTGGGCCTTCTACCGCTGGTGGAGCCAGGAACGACCCTACGAGACGCTGGGTCCCACGCTGCTCCATGCCTACAAGATTTGGCTCTGCGAGACCCGCGATCAGGGGCATGAACGGTTGCAGGCGCGGTCGATCAATAACTATCTCGCCGCGGTCCGGGCATTGTGTCGGTGGATCAAAGCCCGTCATGCGATGAATTGGGATCCCGGCCGGGAGATCCCGGATGAGCGGGTCGATAACAAGACCTATCAGCGGTTGCCACTGAGCCCCGCGCAAGTCACCACGTTGATCGAGCGCTTCAATGATTCCCTGATCGGTCGACGCGATGCCGCCATGACCTATCTCATGGCGAAAACCGGCCTGCGCGCGATCCAGGTCCAACGGGCGGATTGTGGGGATCTCGAGTGCCTGCAGGTTCAGGTGGCGCAGGGGGCCGATCGGGAAGGGGCGCGCAGGGGCTCGACGGCCATGCGGGAGCAATGGATCTTGCGGACACAGGGCAAGGGGCAGCAGACGAAAGAGAGTTTTGTGAACCTGATGCCCGAGGTCTACGCCCGGCTGCAGCGGTATCTCCATGCCCGCGGGCCGGTGTCGCCGCGCCAGCCGCTGTTTGCCCGGCATCATGACAAGCTCACCGCGCATCTGGAGCAGGCACGGTCGAAGCAGGGCGCAGGGGAGGGGCAGCCGATGGCGCCGGACGAGCGGTTGCGGCTCACGACCCGTGCCATTCAGCTGCGGATTACGGAGGCCATGACCCGTTGCGGGCTGCGGGACGCCGCTCGGCCGGACGAGGCCTCACCGCCGATGAGTCGCCGGCGCCGGCAACGACGGGTGACGCCGCATAGTCTCCGCCATACGGCTGCGACGGAGGCGGCGCGCACCGAATCGCCATTCAAAGTCCAAGCTATGCTGGATCATAAGGACATCCGGACGACGCAAAAGTATTTTCACGCGATCGATCGACTGGAGGAGGGGGCGGAATTTGCGATCACGCGGTATTAA
- a CDS encoding helix-turn-helix domain-containing protein, with translation MTALSAPTQLVYLQLVREAFGRRRNPVAMTLDRMQARTGLSRSTIHQALQRLAHPDVDIVNVVHPGGGKRAGLYELRPCSYQKLVHQQAKPLRTRRRPKLVDASDVRSIENLLAHLSEEDRADLQIVYESLQASERKSLEEEVRARFHDIGQNPDKTTFQQGLLFYLLKQRMYGRLRSKYPTLSSPSQ, from the coding sequence ATGACGGCCCTGTCAGCGCCTACCCAACTCGTCTACTTACAACTTGTCCGAGAAGCATTCGGTCGCCGCCGCAATCCCGTGGCGATGACACTGGATCGTATGCAAGCTCGCACGGGATTGAGTCGCTCCACCATTCACCAGGCGCTCCAACGGCTGGCACATCCGGATGTGGATATCGTGAATGTCGTTCATCCAGGAGGGGGAAAACGCGCCGGTCTGTACGAGCTCAGACCATGTTCCTATCAAAAACTCGTACACCAGCAGGCGAAGCCATTGCGGACGCGTCGCCGGCCAAAGCTGGTAGATGCATCAGATGTGCGGTCGATTGAGAACTTGCTCGCACATTTGAGCGAGGAAGATCGGGCTGATTTGCAGATCGTCTACGAGTCGCTGCAGGCCTCTGAGCGGAAATCTCTTGAGGAGGAAGTCCGCGCTCGGTTTCATGACATCGGCCAGAATCCTGATAAAACGACGTTTCAGCAAGGCCTGCTTTTTTATTTGCTGAAGCAGCGAATGTACGGACGGCTCAGATCAAAGTACCCCACCCTATCTTCGCCATCCCAATAA
- a CDS encoding AAA family ATPase, whose translation MPNVVAVINQKGGVGKTTTVVNLAAALSRLGHPVCVVDIDPQANASSTLGKVSPYEARVTAATLLMDNKRDEDMTAPWYDTIEKEVRLIYGHVSLTKADRELPRVYPTMPSIVLKRRLEQMAFGDDDIVLIDCPPTLSILTINALVASDYYLTPMMSGSKYSITGYEDLMELVRDVVDSANPALKCLGILVTQHDGRKNVCKSMRGVIERRFGDLVFKTAIPLAAKIQESESLKKTIFQLDRQSNAAREFMDLGREVLARMGLGALAEPEDMDEPVEVGAGES comes from the coding sequence ATGCCGAATGTAGTGGCCGTTATTAACCAGAAAGGTGGAGTTGGCAAAACCACGACGGTGGTGAACCTCGCGGCAGCACTTTCTAGACTTGGTCATCCCGTTTGCGTGGTCGATATTGACCCGCAAGCGAATGCATCTTCGACACTTGGGAAGGTAAGTCCATACGAAGCCAGAGTGACTGCCGCCACACTACTGATGGATAACAAACGCGATGAGGACATGACCGCACCGTGGTATGACACCATCGAGAAAGAGGTTCGCCTCATCTACGGCCATGTGTCCTTGACCAAAGCAGATCGCGAACTTCCCAGGGTGTATCCTACGATGCCCTCTATCGTGTTGAAGCGCCGCCTGGAGCAGATGGCATTTGGGGATGATGATATTGTCCTGATTGACTGTCCGCCAACCCTTTCAATCCTCACGATCAACGCTCTAGTCGCTTCAGACTACTACCTGACCCCCATGATGTCCGGATCAAAATACAGCATCACGGGATACGAGGACCTCATGGAGCTGGTGCGCGATGTAGTTGATAGCGCCAATCCTGCCCTGAAGTGTTTGGGGATCCTTGTCACGCAGCATGATGGGCGGAAGAACGTCTGTAAATCCATGCGGGGCGTGATCGAACGTCGTTTCGGAGACCTTGTATTTAAGACCGCGATTCCATTGGCTGCCAAGATCCAAGAATCGGAATCGCTAAAGAAGACGATCTTTCAACTAGATCGGCAGAGCAATGCCGCACGCGAGTTTATGGATTTAGGCCGCGAGGTCTTGGCGCGTATGGGGTTAGGTGCATTGGCGGAGCCGGAAGACATGGACGAACCGGTCGAGGTTGGGGCAGGTGAATCATGA
- a CDS encoding ParB/RepB/Spo0J family partition protein, whose product MTTKQVSKGKEEKPPLSKGKEIKSERPKSSHLADLEASFDRDARRIRPFALLGLDTQGEQPGPEPTTPNSPIPSTPPTAAVGGSASASVPVSPEVTASSVAVKVAPVVAEEGDRLRRLEEVVEVPLDRLVPSPDQPRSEVDASADQELLESIRAYGVLTPIQIRPVEEGKYEVVAGERRWRACALLGKPSIPALVRRKDRDRAAAEALIDNVVRKDLSALEEAKAYQALIERYGFQQSELAERLGCHKSRISKALSILKLPETILNVFFGPESHMTAAHAEALLPLAHDEPRLHAIARRASKESWTRDRIRQEIDRKPRINEGAQAVRFVERGRGGDRGFMLTILFHSNKPHEIPMIEEALKQASERIQEFRDKLT is encoded by the coding sequence ATGACGACCAAACAAGTCTCCAAAGGCAAAGAGGAGAAACCCCCTCTCTCGAAAGGCAAAGAGATTAAATCGGAACGCCCAAAGTCATCACACCTGGCTGATCTCGAAGCCTCTTTTGATCGTGATGCTCGTCGTATTCGCCCGTTTGCCCTTCTCGGCTTGGATACACAAGGTGAGCAGCCCGGACCAGAGCCCACAACGCCCAATAGCCCAATACCATCAACACCCCCCACCGCAGCTGTTGGAGGTAGCGCATCTGCATCCGTCCCGGTAAGCCCAGAAGTCACGGCTTCGTCTGTGGCTGTCAAAGTGGCTCCCGTGGTTGCGGAAGAGGGGGATCGACTACGTCGGCTAGAAGAGGTCGTCGAAGTCCCGCTCGATCGGCTGGTGCCGAGTCCTGACCAACCACGATCCGAGGTTGATGCTTCGGCTGACCAGGAGCTATTGGAATCAATTCGCGCTTACGGAGTCCTCACTCCTATTCAGATCCGACCTGTGGAGGAGGGCAAGTATGAAGTGGTTGCCGGCGAGCGGCGATGGCGGGCTTGTGCGTTACTCGGCAAGCCTTCGATTCCGGCTCTGGTACGTCGGAAGGACCGAGACCGAGCTGCCGCCGAGGCGTTGATCGACAACGTCGTCCGGAAGGACTTGTCGGCCTTAGAGGAAGCCAAGGCCTATCAAGCCCTGATCGAACGGTATGGTTTTCAGCAGTCCGAGTTAGCCGAACGTCTGGGCTGTCATAAATCACGCATTTCAAAGGCGCTCAGCATTCTGAAATTGCCAGAGACTATCTTGAACGTATTCTTTGGACCTGAAAGTCACATGACGGCGGCCCACGCAGAGGCATTACTCCCCCTGGCTCATGACGAGCCACGCCTCCACGCGATCGCTCGCCGTGCCTCAAAAGAATCGTGGACTCGAGACCGCATCCGACAGGAAATCGATCGCAAACCAAGAATTAATGAAGGCGCCCAAGCCGTGCGGTTCGTGGAGCGTGGGAGGGGTGGAGACCGTGGGTTCATGCTGACCATTCTCTTTCATTCCAACAAGCCGCATGAAATCCCAATGATTGAAGAAGCCTTAAAACAGGCGTCGGAGCGCATCCAGGAGTTTCGTGACAAGTTGACCTAG